Proteins encoded within one genomic window of Microbacterium sp. LKL04:
- a CDS encoding HAD-IIA family hydrolase has translation MGLFSRTRPTPLDGVDLVLADLDGVVYAGDAAIPHAVESLTASRRDRPLAYITNNASRRDSVVAGHLTELGLATEPHEVVTSPQAAVRLLRDKVPSGATILVVGGDGLVFELEKAGYSVTRSADDRPAAVVQGFAPEVGWAQLAEAAYALALPEEEGGIPWIATNTDWTIPQARGIAPGNGTLVSAVHTAVGRLATVAGKPERPIFDEAVARFGARHPLFIGDRLDTDIAGAQAAEIDSVLVLTGIDRPKHVLAAPNSSRPTYIVGDLRELHEPYPETIVKGDVTTVGSASVRIDGPDVHIVAEGDRPIDLVRAGAAAIWGTGRAIYGFRVPERLYADPFHRR, from the coding sequence ATGGGGCTTTTCTCCCGCACGCGTCCCACGCCTCTCGACGGCGTCGACCTGGTCCTCGCGGATCTCGACGGCGTCGTCTACGCGGGTGACGCTGCGATCCCGCACGCCGTGGAGAGTCTGACGGCATCGCGACGAGACCGTCCGCTCGCGTACATCACGAACAACGCCTCCCGTCGTGACAGTGTCGTGGCCGGGCACCTCACGGAGCTCGGTCTCGCGACCGAGCCGCACGAGGTCGTCACCAGTCCGCAGGCGGCCGTCCGGTTGCTGCGCGACAAGGTCCCCTCGGGTGCCACCATCCTCGTCGTCGGCGGCGACGGTCTCGTCTTCGAGCTCGAGAAGGCCGGTTACTCGGTGACCCGGAGTGCGGACGATCGTCCAGCCGCCGTCGTCCAGGGCTTCGCTCCCGAGGTGGGCTGGGCGCAGCTCGCCGAGGCGGCATACGCCCTCGCACTCCCCGAAGAGGAGGGCGGCATCCCCTGGATCGCCACGAACACCGACTGGACGATCCCGCAGGCACGCGGCATCGCACCGGGCAACGGCACTCTCGTCTCCGCGGTGCACACGGCTGTGGGACGACTGGCCACCGTCGCGGGAAAGCCCGAGCGCCCCATCTTCGACGAGGCGGTCGCGCGGTTCGGGGCACGGCATCCGCTCTTCATCGGCGACCGGCTCGACACCGACATCGCCGGCGCGCAGGCCGCGGAGATCGACTCCGTCCTGGTGCTCACCGGGATCGACCGGCCCAAGCACGTCCTGGCCGCGCCGAACTCCTCGAGGCCGACCTACATCGTCGGCGACCTGAGAGAGCTCCACGAGCCGTACCCCGAGACGATCGTGAAGGGCGACGTGACCACCGTCGGCTCCGCCTCGGTGCGGATCGACGGGCCGGACGTGCACATCGTCGCCGAGGGCGATCGTCCGATCGATCTCGTGCGCGCCGGCGCCGCGGCGATCTGGGGCACCGGACGGGCGATCTACGGCTTCCGGGTGCCCGAGCGGCTCTACGCCGACCCTTTCCACCGACGCTGA
- a CDS encoding TlyA family RNA methyltransferase: MSSRLDAAVAARGLARSRTHAAQLIDAGLVSVDGQPVVKASVKVGDEQHIEVAASDHYVSRAAHKLLAALDAFGVDPGGRVALDMGASTGGFTQVLVERGAARVLAVDVGHGQLAAEVAALPEVAVVEGFNVRHMTPASLAEASGVADVPTLVTGDLSFISLTHVLPAAAAVCAAASDLVLLVKPQFEVGRTGVREGLVTDAGRRADAVAGVLWSAWDAGLGTHGVIASPIAGTHGNREFLIHLRPGTTDDVNPTQWLDTVNRLAGAA, encoded by the coding sequence ATGAGCAGCCGACTCGACGCGGCCGTGGCCGCACGCGGTCTCGCGCGCAGCCGCACCCATGCGGCTCAGCTCATCGACGCGGGACTGGTCAGCGTCGACGGTCAGCCCGTCGTGAAGGCCTCGGTCAAGGTTGGCGACGAACAGCACATCGAGGTCGCGGCATCCGACCATTACGTCAGCCGCGCCGCCCACAAACTCCTGGCCGCCCTCGACGCGTTCGGAGTCGACCCGGGCGGGCGCGTCGCGCTCGACATGGGAGCCTCGACCGGAGGGTTCACCCAGGTGCTCGTCGAGCGCGGCGCCGCCCGGGTGCTCGCCGTCGACGTGGGACACGGGCAGCTTGCGGCGGAGGTCGCCGCCCTTCCCGAGGTGGCCGTGGTCGAAGGCTTCAACGTACGGCACATGACGCCCGCGTCCCTCGCCGAGGCGAGCGGCGTCGCCGACGTGCCGACCCTCGTGACAGGGGACCTCTCGTTCATCTCGCTCACGCACGTCCTCCCCGCAGCGGCGGCTGTGTGCGCTGCGGCATCCGATCTCGTTCTGCTCGTCAAGCCGCAGTTTGAAGTCGGCCGCACGGGTGTCCGGGAGGGTCTGGTGACGGATGCCGGGCGCCGGGCGGACGCTGTGGCGGGCGTCCTGTGGTCGGCGTGGGATGCCGGCCTCGGAACCCACGGGGTGATCGCGTCGCCGATCGCCGGGACTCACGGCAACCGCGAGTTCCTCATCCATCTGCGACCCGGGACGACCGACGACGTCAATCCGACACAATGGTTGGACACCGTGAACCGACTGGCGGGAGCCGCATGA
- a CDS encoding NAD kinase: MTDATRNILVVAHALRENTVAGARRVVAAVHAAGLRPVVPGDDPELAAALGDLDTAILGEGGIDVSDIEIAIVLGGDGTILRAAELVRAASVPLLGVNMGHVGFLAELEADDVDEAIGRALARDYEIHERMTLSVEVRDADGRLVYSTWALNEATVEKASRERMLEVMIEIDGRPLSSFGCDGVVVATPTGSTAYNFSAGGPVVWPSVQALCLVPLSAHALFARPLVLGPETSVSLDVLERNQGRGVLWCDGRRSHDLPPGARVVVGRSTQPVRLARLHRSVFTDRLVRKFQLPIAGWRGDPEAVL, translated from the coding sequence ATGACCGACGCGACGCGCAACATCCTCGTGGTGGCGCACGCGCTGCGTGAGAACACCGTGGCCGGCGCCCGGCGCGTGGTCGCCGCCGTCCACGCGGCGGGGTTGCGCCCCGTGGTCCCGGGCGACGACCCCGAGCTCGCGGCTGCGCTCGGCGACCTCGACACGGCGATCCTCGGCGAAGGCGGCATCGACGTCTCGGACATTGAGATCGCGATCGTCCTCGGCGGCGACGGCACGATCCTCCGCGCGGCCGAGCTGGTGCGCGCGGCATCCGTTCCCCTCCTGGGGGTCAACATGGGTCACGTCGGTTTCCTCGCCGAGCTCGAAGCGGACGACGTCGACGAGGCGATCGGTCGCGCCCTCGCGCGCGACTACGAGATCCACGAGCGGATGACGCTCTCGGTCGAGGTGCGCGACGCCGACGGCCGTCTCGTGTACTCCACGTGGGCGCTCAACGAGGCGACCGTCGAGAAGGCTTCGCGCGAGCGCATGCTCGAGGTCATGATCGAGATCGACGGGCGGCCGCTGTCGTCCTTCGGCTGCGACGGCGTCGTCGTGGCGACCCCGACTGGTTCGACGGCCTACAACTTCTCCGCAGGCGGCCCCGTCGTCTGGCCTTCGGTGCAGGCGCTCTGCCTCGTGCCCCTGTCGGCGCACGCTCTCTTCGCCCGGCCCCTCGTCCTCGGACCCGAGACATCCGTCTCGCTCGACGTCCTCGAGCGCAACCAGGGCCGGGGCGTCCTGTGGTGCGACGGCCGACGCTCGCACGACCTGCCTCCCGGCGCACGTGTCGTCGTCGGGCGGTCGACACAGCCCGTACGCCTGGCGCGCCTGCACCGCTCGGTGTTTACCGACCGCCTGGTCCGGAAGTTCCAGCTCCCCATCGCGGGGTGGCGGGGCGACCCGGAGGCCGTGCTGTGA
- the recN gene encoding DNA repair protein RecN, with product MIEQIRLRDLGVIAGATLPIGPGFTAITGETGAGKTMVVTGLGLLLGARADSGAVRAGADQAAVDGVWIVPEAGAVVERVRDAGGDIEPLGDGRAELYLGRTLSSEGRSRATVGGRTAPAGVLADLADQLVVVHGQSDQLRLTSAAAQRDALDRFGGAEIATALERYRAVWDAWRNAAAELETLTTEQSARAREAEELRSAIDAIEAVDPQPGEDVELTQRADRLANVEELRMAAATAHTALSNEDDLPDVQELLSEARRALERAAGTDEVLRAHAAAIEELGYRVADIAGELSGYLADLDEGGPHELAAVEERRAALGALIRVHGSLDEAIGLLATGSARLAELDDDGDRIERLTVERDRLRDELDARAAELTEARRAAASRLGDAVTEELRHLALPDARLTVAVDPGSEAAHGRDVVTIQLAPHPGASPRPVARGASGGELSRVMLAIEVVIAGTDPVPTFVFDEVDAGIGGAAAIEVGRRLAKLAETSQVIAVTHLAQVAAFAGNHLSVVKSNDGSVTASSVRRLEGDDRAAEMARLLSGMADSDAALGHARELLELGRAR from the coding sequence GTGATCGAGCAGATCCGCCTGCGCGACCTCGGGGTCATCGCGGGGGCGACTCTGCCGATCGGTCCGGGCTTCACCGCGATCACGGGTGAGACCGGTGCCGGCAAGACGATGGTGGTCACGGGTCTCGGCCTTCTCCTCGGAGCGCGAGCGGACTCCGGCGCCGTGCGCGCCGGAGCGGATCAGGCAGCGGTCGACGGCGTGTGGATCGTCCCGGAGGCCGGCGCTGTCGTCGAACGGGTCCGGGATGCCGGGGGCGACATCGAACCCCTCGGCGACGGGCGGGCGGAGCTCTACCTCGGTCGCACGCTGTCGAGCGAGGGTCGCAGTCGTGCCACCGTCGGCGGCCGGACGGCGCCCGCGGGTGTGCTCGCGGACCTCGCGGACCAGCTCGTGGTCGTCCACGGTCAGTCCGATCAGCTCCGGTTGACGTCGGCCGCCGCGCAGCGCGACGCGCTCGACCGGTTCGGCGGTGCCGAGATCGCGACGGCGCTCGAACGGTACCGCGCGGTGTGGGATGCCTGGCGGAACGCGGCGGCAGAGCTCGAGACGCTGACGACCGAGCAGAGCGCGCGTGCGCGTGAGGCGGAGGAACTCCGGAGCGCGATCGACGCGATCGAAGCGGTCGACCCGCAGCCCGGCGAGGACGTCGAGCTGACGCAGCGCGCCGACCGCTTGGCGAACGTCGAGGAATTGCGGATGGCCGCGGCCACCGCGCACACCGCGCTCTCGAACGAGGACGACCTGCCCGATGTGCAGGAGCTCCTGTCTGAGGCTCGACGGGCCCTCGAGCGCGCTGCCGGTACCGACGAGGTGCTGCGAGCGCACGCTGCGGCGATCGAGGAGCTCGGCTACCGGGTCGCCGACATCGCGGGGGAGCTCAGCGGGTATCTCGCCGACCTCGACGAGGGCGGTCCGCACGAGCTCGCGGCGGTCGAAGAGCGACGGGCCGCACTGGGTGCCCTCATCCGGGTCCACGGTTCGCTGGACGAGGCCATCGGGCTGCTCGCCACGGGCTCCGCGCGCCTCGCCGAGCTCGACGACGACGGCGACCGCATCGAGCGGCTCACCGTCGAACGCGATCGGCTCCGCGACGAACTCGACGCGCGCGCCGCCGAGCTGACGGAGGCGCGGCGAGCCGCGGCATCCCGTCTCGGCGACGCCGTCACCGAGGAGCTCCGTCACCTCGCCCTCCCCGACGCGCGGCTGACGGTCGCCGTCGACCCCGGCTCCGAGGCCGCTCACGGCCGCGATGTCGTGACGATCCAGCTCGCGCCGCATCCCGGCGCGTCTCCGCGTCCGGTCGCCCGCGGCGCGTCCGGTGGTGAGCTCAGCCGTGTCATGCTCGCGATCGAGGTCGTGATCGCGGGCACCGATCCCGTTCCGACGTTCGTCTTCGACGAGGTGGATGCCGGTATCGGCGGTGCCGCGGCGATCGAGGTGGGCCGCCGGCTCGCGAAACTCGCCGAGACGAGCCAGGTCATCGCCGTCACCCACCTGGCGCAGGTGGCCGCCTTCGCCGGCAACCACCTGTCGGTCGTCAAATCGAACGACGGATCGGTCACTGCCTCGAGCGTCCGTCGTCTCGAGGGAGACGACCGCGCAGCCGAGATGGCACGGCTCCTGTCGGGCATGGCGGATTCGGACGCGGCGCTCGGGCACGCGCGCGAACTGCTCGAACTCGGACGCGCTCGCTGA
- a CDS encoding CTP synthase, translating to MTDSSGAGRKNNDITKHIFVTGGVVSSLGKGLTAASLGNLLTARGLRVVMQKLDPYLNVDPGTMNPFQHGEVFVTDDGAETDLDIGHYERFLDIELSQAANVTTGQIYSEVIAKERRGEYLGDTVQVIPHISDEIKRRMRLQASEEPRPDVIITEVGGTVGDIESQPFIESARQIRHELGRDNVFFVHVSLVPFMGASGEQKTKPTQHSVAMLRSIGIQPDALVLRSDRPVTESNKRKIALMCDVDEDAVINTVDLPSIYDIPSTLSDQGLDAYIVRRLGLDAKAGDIDWTRWNKVLNAVHNPKHEVTVGLVGKYIDLPDAYLSVTEALKAGGFAQETKVQIVWIPSDLCETPEGAAKALSAVDGIVIPGGFGIRGIEGKLGALKFAREQGLPTLGICLGLQCMVIEYARHVAGIEDASSSEFDPETPHPVIATMAEQVDILDRGDMGGTMRLGLYEAALAEGSLAAELYGSDRATERHRHRYEVNNAYRQQIADAGLWFSGLNPDLDLVEYVELPRDVHPYYIATQAHPELRSRPTEANPLFRGLIAAALDRHRASELFDVENED from the coding sequence GTGACGGACTCTTCGGGCGCGGGACGCAAAAACAACGACATCACCAAGCACATCTTCGTGACGGGTGGTGTCGTTTCGTCTCTCGGCAAGGGTTTGACCGCCGCCAGCCTCGGTAACCTCCTCACCGCGCGCGGCCTGCGCGTCGTGATGCAGAAGCTCGACCCGTACCTGAACGTCGACCCGGGGACGATGAACCCGTTCCAGCACGGCGAGGTCTTCGTGACCGACGACGGCGCCGAGACCGACCTCGACATCGGTCACTACGAGCGCTTCCTCGACATCGAGCTGAGCCAGGCCGCGAACGTCACGACGGGTCAGATCTACTCCGAGGTCATCGCCAAAGAGCGCCGCGGCGAGTACCTGGGCGACACCGTCCAGGTGATCCCGCACATCTCCGACGAGATCAAGCGGCGCATGCGCCTGCAGGCGAGCGAAGAGCCCCGCCCCGACGTGATCATCACCGAGGTCGGCGGCACGGTCGGCGACATCGAGTCGCAGCCCTTCATCGAGTCGGCGCGTCAGATCCGGCACGAGCTCGGCCGCGACAACGTCTTCTTCGTGCACGTCTCGCTGGTGCCGTTCATGGGTGCCTCGGGTGAGCAGAAGACCAAGCCCACGCAGCACTCCGTCGCGATGCTGCGCTCCATCGGCATCCAGCCCGACGCTCTCGTCCTGCGCAGCGACCGCCCCGTCACCGAATCGAACAAGCGCAAGATCGCGCTCATGTGCGACGTCGACGAGGACGCGGTCATCAACACCGTCGACCTGCCGAGCATCTACGACATCCCCTCGACGCTCAGCGACCAGGGTCTCGACGCGTACATCGTGCGCCGCCTGGGCCTCGACGCCAAGGCGGGCGACATCGACTGGACCCGCTGGAACAAGGTCCTGAACGCGGTCCACAACCCCAAGCACGAGGTGACCGTCGGTCTCGTCGGCAAGTACATCGACCTGCCCGATGCGTACCTCTCGGTCACCGAGGCACTGAAGGCAGGCGGGTTCGCCCAGGAGACCAAGGTCCAGATCGTGTGGATCCCCTCGGATCTGTGCGAGACGCCCGAGGGTGCCGCGAAGGCCCTGTCTGCCGTCGACGGGATCGTCATCCCCGGCGGCTTCGGCATCCGCGGCATCGAGGGCAAGCTGGGGGCGCTGAAGTTCGCCCGCGAGCAGGGACTGCCGACGCTCGGCATCTGCCTCGGCCTGCAGTGCATGGTCATCGAGTACGCGCGCCACGTCGCCGGTATCGAGGACGCGTCCTCGAGCGAGTTCGACCCGGAGACGCCGCACCCGGTCATCGCGACCATGGCGGAGCAGGTCGACATCCTGGACCGCGGGGACATGGGCGGCACGATGCGTCTGGGCCTGTACGAGGCTGCACTGGCCGAGGGGTCGCTCGCCGCGGAGCTCTACGGCTCGGACCGTGCGACCGAGCGTCACCGTCACCGCTACGAGGTCAACAACGCCTACCGCCAGCAGATCGCAGACGCGGGTCTCTGGTTCTCGGGCCTGAACCCCGACCTCGACCTCGTCGAGTACGTCGAGCTCCCGCGAGACGTGCACCCGTACTACATCGCGACCCAGGCGCACCCCGAGCTCCGCTCGCGGCCGACCGAGGCCAACCCGCTCTTCCGAGGTCTCATCGCCGCAGCGCTCGACCGGCACCGTGCGAGCGAGCTGTTCGACGTCGAGAACGAGGACTGA
- a CDS encoding NUDIX domain-containing protein, producing the protein MTDAAPLQDDAVAVRVTQTETVFEGHVWNLRRDEFAYGDGSIIREYVDHSGAVAVLALDDDGRVLLIRQYRHPVGFRDWEIPAGLLDVPGEDPLEAAKRELAEEADLTGERWDVLSDFFTSPGGSDEAIRIYLARGLAATSEAFARTEEEADIEVRWVALDEVVDAVLARKLQNPSLVIAALAAAAGRSREWTTLGAADAPWPGRSRPVGADRPQG; encoded by the coding sequence ATGACGGATGCTGCGCCTCTGCAGGACGACGCCGTCGCGGTTCGTGTGACGCAGACCGAGACGGTCTTCGAGGGGCACGTCTGGAATCTCCGCCGGGACGAGTTCGCCTACGGCGACGGGTCGATCATCCGCGAGTACGTCGACCACTCCGGTGCGGTCGCCGTCCTGGCGCTCGACGACGACGGGCGCGTCCTCCTCATCCGTCAGTACCGTCACCCGGTCGGCTTCCGCGATTGGGAGATCCCGGCAGGCCTGCTGGACGTGCCGGGGGAGGACCCCCTCGAGGCCGCGAAGCGCGAGCTCGCCGAGGAGGCGGACCTGACCGGCGAGCGGTGGGACGTGCTCTCGGACTTCTTCACGAGCCCCGGCGGCAGCGACGAGGCGATCCGCATCTATCTGGCCCGCGGACTCGCGGCGACGTCCGAAGCCTTCGCCCGCACCGAGGAGGAAGCGGACATCGAGGTGCGGTGGGTGGCGCTGGATGAGGTCGTCGACGCGGTCCTGGCTCGGAAGCTCCAGAACCCGTCGCTCGTCATCGCGGCCCTCGCCGCCGCTGCCGGCCGCTCCCGCGAGTGGACGACGCTCGGCGCCGCCGACGCGCCGTGGCCGGGACGCTCGCGTCCCGTGGGCGCGGACCGACCGCAGGGCTGA
- the xerD gene encoding site-specific tyrosine recombinase XerD: MRLARAVDAFLRHITIERGLSAHTVAAYRRDLAGYLAWLAERGVEDTDAVTGELVTGFAAERASSEPPPASTSLARLQSAIRSFHRFLAREGIVTDDPTTKLRPPKAPMRLPKALPVEDVLRLLDAAGPAPADAAPGELVGLRDRALLELLYATGARVSEIVDLDVDDLMHGEVLRVRGKGSKERIVPVGSYARASVDAYLTRARPELSRRGRATPRAFLGARGAPLSRQSAWLVIQQAAERAGITAHVSPHTLRHSFATHLLQGGADVRVVQELLGHASVATTQIYTHVTVDALRDVYLTSHPRAR, translated from the coding sequence GTGAGGCTCGCGCGCGCCGTCGACGCGTTCCTCCGGCACATCACGATCGAGCGCGGACTGTCGGCGCACACCGTCGCGGCCTACCGTCGCGACCTGGCCGGGTACCTCGCGTGGCTCGCTGAGCGGGGCGTCGAGGACACGGATGCCGTGACGGGGGAGCTCGTCACCGGGTTCGCGGCGGAACGCGCGTCATCCGAGCCACCGCCGGCGTCGACCTCGTTGGCGCGGCTGCAGTCCGCCATCCGCAGCTTCCATCGCTTCCTCGCACGCGAGGGCATCGTGACGGACGATCCGACGACGAAGCTGCGGCCACCCAAGGCGCCGATGCGCCTCCCGAAGGCGTTGCCCGTCGAGGACGTTCTCCGGCTGTTGGATGCCGCCGGCCCCGCGCCCGCGGACGCCGCACCCGGCGAACTCGTCGGCCTGCGTGATCGCGCGCTGCTCGAGCTCCTGTACGCGACGGGTGCGCGCGTGTCGGAGATCGTCGACCTGGACGTCGACGATCTGATGCACGGCGAGGTCCTGCGGGTGCGCGGCAAGGGGTCGAAGGAACGCATCGTCCCCGTCGGGTCGTACGCGCGAGCGTCGGTGGACGCCTACCTCACCCGCGCGAGGCCGGAGCTGTCGCGCCGCGGGCGGGCGACGCCGCGAGCGTTCCTCGGCGCGCGGGGAGCTCCGCTGTCGCGGCAGAGCGCGTGGCTCGTGATCCAGCAGGCCGCCGAGCGGGCGGGGATCACCGCCCACGTGTCTCCGCACACGCTCCGGCACTCGTTCGCGACGCACCTGTTGCAGGGCGGTGCCGACGTCCGCGTCGTGCAGGAGCTCCTCGGCCACGCCTCGGTCGCCACGACTCAGATCTACACGCACGTCACGGTGGATGCGCTCCGCGACGTGTATCTCACCTCGCACCCGCGCGCGAGATGA
- a CDS encoding ParA family protein — protein MGPTGRPYHGFPTPPKLDGHGPARIISLCNQKGGVGKTTTTINLAAGLASYGRRVLAVDFDPQGALSAGLGVQTHETATIYDLLLDPKRDPNEVIVSTSVEGLDILPANIDLSAAEVHLVNEVARETILARVLRKVAGDYDVILIDCQPSLGLLTVNALTASHGVLIPLECEFFALRGVALLIETIDKVRDRLNPAITLDGVLATMYDPRTLHSREVLERVVDAFGDDVLETVIGRTVKFPDASVAGVPITKFAPEHSAAQAYLRLARELVSRGAVA, from the coding sequence ATGGGGCCGACGGGTCGTCCCTACCACGGCTTCCCGACCCCGCCGAAGCTCGACGGACACGGTCCCGCACGCATCATCTCGCTGTGCAACCAGAAGGGCGGCGTCGGCAAGACGACGACCACCATCAACCTGGCCGCCGGTCTCGCTTCTTACGGGCGTCGGGTGCTCGCGGTCGACTTCGACCCGCAGGGCGCCCTGTCCGCCGGACTCGGCGTGCAGACGCACGAGACGGCGACGATCTACGACCTCCTCCTCGACCCGAAGCGGGACCCGAACGAGGTCATCGTCTCGACGTCGGTAGAGGGCCTCGACATCCTGCCCGCCAACATCGACCTGTCGGCGGCCGAGGTGCACCTCGTCAACGAGGTCGCCCGCGAGACGATCCTGGCCCGAGTGCTCCGCAAGGTCGCCGGCGACTACGACGTCATCCTCATCGACTGCCAGCCCTCGCTGGGTCTCCTCACCGTCAACGCGCTGACGGCGAGCCACGGTGTGCTCATCCCGCTCGAGTGCGAGTTCTTCGCCCTCCGCGGTGTCGCCCTCCTGATCGAGACGATCGACAAGGTGCGCGACCGGCTTAACCCGGCGATCACCCTCGACGGCGTGCTCGCGACGATGTACGACCCGCGCACGCTGCACTCCCGCGAGGTCCTGGAGCGGGTCGTCGACGCGTTCGGCGACGACGTGCTCGAGACCGTCATCGGCCGCACGGTGAAGTTCCCCGATGCGTCCGTCGCGGGCGTGCCGATCACGAAGTTCGCTCCCGAGCACTCCGCCGCCCAGGCGTACCTGCGCCTCGCGCGGGAGCTGGTCTCCCGTGGCGCCGTCGCCTGA
- a CDS encoding segregation and condensation protein A, whose amino-acid sequence MAPSPDEGPDAAAAPSQAESTEAADDRFRVSLGNFDGPFDLLLTLISKHELDITEVSLSKVTDEFISYLKGLDDDVDLDQASEFLVVAATLLDMKVAGLLPQGELVDAESVALLEARDLLFARLLQYRAFKEVSAWFARCLEREGKRHMRAVRLDEKHRRAVPELVWTLSPDDFAAIAMLAFAPKEIPHVGLDHLHAPLVSIREQAAIVVTLLRDAGQLNFRELVAGVTQTGVVVARFIAVLELYRHAALSFEQLEPLGELTLRWTADRWSEENLATLGADYDR is encoded by the coding sequence GTGGCGCCGTCGCCTGACGAGGGCCCCGACGCCGCCGCTGCGCCCTCTCAGGCCGAGTCGACCGAGGCTGCGGACGATCGCTTCCGCGTGTCACTCGGCAACTTCGACGGTCCGTTCGACCTGCTCCTGACCCTCATCTCGAAGCACGAGCTCGACATCACCGAGGTCTCGCTGAGCAAAGTCACCGATGAGTTCATCTCGTACCTGAAGGGGCTCGACGACGACGTCGATCTCGACCAGGCATCCGAGTTCCTGGTCGTCGCAGCCACCCTGCTCGACATGAAGGTCGCGGGGCTGCTGCCGCAGGGGGAGCTCGTGGATGCGGAATCCGTCGCCCTGCTCGAGGCCCGAGATCTGCTCTTCGCCCGTCTGCTGCAGTACCGCGCCTTCAAGGAGGTGTCCGCGTGGTTCGCGCGGTGCCTGGAGCGGGAGGGCAAGCGTCACATGCGGGCCGTCCGCCTCGACGAGAAGCACCGGCGGGCCGTGCCCGAGCTCGTCTGGACGCTGTCACCCGACGACTTCGCCGCGATCGCGATGCTCGCCTTCGCGCCGAAGGAGATCCCGCACGTCGGGCTCGACCACCTTCACGCGCCGCTCGTGTCGATCCGGGAGCAGGCCGCGATCGTCGTGACGCTGCTGCGGGATGCCGGTCAGCTCAACTTCCGCGAGCTCGTTGCCGGCGTCACGCAGACCGGCGTCGTCGTGGCGCGCTTCATCGCCGTCCTCGAGCTGTACCGTCACGCCGCGCTGTCTTTCGAGCAGCTCGAGCCGCTGGGGGAGCTGACCCTCCGGTGGACCGCCGACCGCTGGTCCGAAGAGAACCTCGCCACGTTGGGAGCCGACTATGACCGATGA
- the scpB gene encoding SMC-Scp complex subunit ScpB — protein MTDDATEIEAPPRSQDAGDIARRLEAILMIIDEPQSLVSLAAAVGAPVATVRRAVDELVADYDGERSGPRRGFELREVGGGWRFYVRDEHDDLVAEFVNGQAPSRLSQAALETLAVIAYKQPVSRSQVASIRAVNVDSVVRTLLARGLITEAFTDPETGAINYRTTDALLGHLGINSLDELPPISPLLDDGSAGFEGETIR, from the coding sequence ATGACCGATGACGCCACCGAGATCGAGGCGCCACCGCGTTCGCAGGACGCCGGGGACATCGCTCGCCGCCTCGAGGCGATCCTGATGATCATCGACGAGCCGCAGAGCCTCGTCTCACTCGCCGCCGCCGTCGGCGCCCCCGTCGCCACCGTCCGCCGCGCCGTCGACGAGCTCGTCGCCGACTACGACGGGGAGCGTTCCGGGCCGAGGCGCGGGTTCGAGCTGCGCGAGGTCGGCGGGGGATGGCGCTTCTACGTGCGCGACGAGCACGACGACCTGGTGGCCGAGTTCGTCAACGGGCAGGCGCCGTCGCGGCTGTCGCAGGCCGCGCTCGAGACGCTCGCCGTCATCGCCTACAAGCAGCCGGTGTCGCGCAGTCAGGTCGCGTCGATCCGTGCCGTGAACGTCGACTCCGTCGTGCGAACGCTCCTCGCCCGCGGCCTCATCACCGAAGCGTTCACCGACCCCGAGACCGGGGCCATCAACTACCGCACCACCGACGCGCTGCTCGGTCACCTGGGGATCAACTCCCTCGACGAGCTGCCCCCCATCTCCCCGCTGCTGGATGACGGCTCCGCGGGATTCGAAGGAGAGACCATCCGATGA